One Thermodesulfobacteriota bacterium DNA window includes the following coding sequences:
- a CDS encoding DUF6036 family nucleotidyltransferase: MFVNSDFSELLRIFNDNNVQYLVIGGYALIQYAEPRYTKDLDLWIRTGPENAAAVYHSLKLFGAPLNGLTEKDFTEDGFFYQMGVPPVRVDLLMGIPGLTFSEAWERRETVWFDDLPVFIISRQDLITAKLASGRPQDMIDVDLLSR; this comes from the coding sequence ATGTTCGTCAACTCCGACTTCAGCGAACTGTTGAGAATTTTCAACGACAATAACGTTCAATATCTGGTCATCGGCGGTTACGCCCTGATTCAATACGCTGAACCGCGATATACCAAAGACCTTGATCTCTGGATCCGAACCGGGCCGGAAAACGCCGCCGCCGTGTACCATTCCCTTAAACTCTTTGGCGCGCCGCTGAATGGTTTGACAGAAAAAGATTTTACAGAAGACGGTTTTTTCTATCAGATGGGCGTGCCGCCCGTGCGTGTAGACCTGCTTATGGGGATTCCCGGGCTGACGTTTTCCGAAGCCTGGGAACGCCGTGAAACGGTGTGGTTTGACGATTTGCCGGTCTTTATCATATCCCGCCAAGACCTGATAACCGCCAAACTTGCTTCCGGACGCCCCCAGGACATGATCGATGTCGACCTCCTGTCCCGATGA
- the dctP gene encoding TRAP transporter substrate-binding protein DctP produces the protein MRIRESLSGKTLTRVLSAAVLMIVIYGPMPSAGAADTAGSELYGIVNDSLKAMWLGEDYGPELARKQQELKQLMTSGAVNKAGLEEMVGRSFGFLLDQHQTSRYNLHKLPERVEALFSPVLPWSDVKQILWRAASAPIKKENPVTIKTATLAPPGTPWINVPETLTIAEIDRLTGGAIQVKIYGGGVMGEDTDVLKKMDGGQLDGCGCSSLGVLAASPEASVLLLPGLFNNYEEVDYIFEKFRKRLDRAFEEKGYVLAALVDSGFHYLFSRNKITGLADLRKQKVVSWFGLLETTFYQELGITPSPLAVPEMVSALSTGSADVSLAPAAWVLGMQTYQYVNYVVKPQLLYSPGAILVSVHTKDKFRKQFGYSVNFSFNLQEMLVAEFNALEKEWKSQVRIYEAKSIQAFETKLGMKTVTLSPEDMLAIKKANTAVREKLAGKAFSKELMTEIVNALEAYRAKR, from the coding sequence ATGCGTATCAGGGAATCGTTGTCCGGGAAAACGCTGACGCGGGTGTTGTCCGCGGCTGTTCTCATGATCGTTATCTATGGACCGATGCCCTCTGCCGGCGCAGCGGATACAGCCGGAAGCGAACTTTATGGCATCGTTAATGACAGCCTCAAGGCCATGTGGCTGGGCGAAGACTACGGTCCGGAACTGGCGCGGAAGCAGCAGGAGTTAAAGCAACTGATGACTTCCGGCGCGGTGAACAAGGCCGGGTTGGAAGAGATGGTCGGCAGGTCGTTCGGTTTTCTGCTGGATCAGCATCAGACCTCCCGATACAACCTGCACAAGTTGCCGGAACGCGTCGAAGCGCTTTTCTCGCCGGTTCTGCCCTGGTCGGATGTCAAACAGATCCTCTGGCGGGCGGCTTCCGCGCCGATTAAGAAAGAAAACCCCGTCACCATTAAAACCGCTACCCTGGCGCCGCCGGGTACCCCCTGGATCAATGTCCCGGAAACCCTCACCATTGCCGAGATCGACAGGCTGACCGGCGGCGCTATTCAGGTAAAGATTTACGGCGGCGGGGTCATGGGCGAGGATACGGATGTCCTGAAGAAAATGGACGGCGGTCAGTTGGATGGCTGCGGCTGTTCCAGCCTGGGCGTACTGGCGGCCTCACCCGAGGCGTCCGTGCTGCTGCTGCCTGGCCTCTTTAACAATTATGAGGAAGTGGACTACATCTTCGAAAAATTCAGAAAGCGGCTTGACCGGGCTTTTGAGGAAAAGGGCTACGTCCTGGCCGCCCTGGTCGACAGCGGATTCCATTACCTGTTTTCCAGGAACAAGATAACCGGCCTGGCCGATTTGAGAAAACAGAAGGTGGTGTCCTGGTTCGGGCTGTTGGAAACGACCTTCTACCAGGAATTGGGCATCACCCCGTCGCCGCTGGCGGTACCGGAAATGGTGTCGGCCCTGAGTACCGGATCGGCCGATGTCTCCCTGGCGCCGGCCGCCTGGGTCCTGGGCATGCAGACCTATCAGTACGTCAATTATGTCGTCAAGCCGCAGTTGCTGTATTCGCCGGGAGCGATTTTAGTCAGTGTTCATACCAAAGACAAGTTCCGGAAGCAGTTCGGCTACTCCGTCAATTTCTCGTTCAATCTCCAGGAAATGCTGGTGGCTGAATTTAACGCCCTGGAAAAGGAGTGGAAAAGTCAGGTCAGGATCTACGAGGCCAAAAGTATCCAGGCCTTCGAAACCAAGCTGGGCATGAAGACCGTCACCCTCTCTCCCGAGGACATGCTGGCCATCAAAAAAGCGAACACCGCCGTCCGTGAAAAACTGGCCGGAAAGGCATTTTCAAAAGAATTGATGACCGAGATCGTCAATGCCCTGGAAGCGTACCGAGCAAAACGGTAA